The Arachis hypogaea cultivar Tifrunner chromosome 19, arahy.Tifrunner.gnm2.J5K5, whole genome shotgun sequence genome has a window encoding:
- the LOC112779127 gene encoding uncharacterized protein, whose amino-acid sequence MPITNEASMQNMFQIHRQTQMRHPQIELYVEFEIVEAVAVQNDIDIHDDRAAVYEGMNSDSEEDFESTYEAGNEDEDSDVGVEAAAENVVVHPSSSQPMDVPPFMRELDLEAMHTPEFPEYANIGVANPEDGEFRIGMEYSSRKSVVAAIRNFTISNGVDYEMYGHGCDWLIRASLIRKKGCWEIRRYNGRHTCTIGTISQDHSKLDSDTVAEAIRPLVETDPTIKVKSIIAEVQSRFNYTISYRKAWLAKQKSIAKIFGGWENSYQALPWWLSIMVQKMPGSVVQIEIRPLYNGNEEAQGVKILHRVFWSFNPCIRAFRHCKPLVQVDGIHLYGKYKGTLLVAVAQDGNQNIVPIAFALVEGETADAWHFFLRNLRTYVVRKDGVGMISDRHESIRAAVNRSGGDWQPPRAWWMFCIRHIGSNFLRAFKVLHLQKLVVNIGYSRTVEEYNINYKRLEERGEAYARWCDAIGLRHWVLAFDEGHRWGHMTTNLVECINSVLKGAGNLPVLALRIEASMQQAGNIVVHRFDRRNEVFEVREMTTRKVLVVDLARRTCDCGHFQVERIPCRHVIACCANQRLDWQLYVHDVYKMTEVRKVYRFEFTPLGDPET is encoded by the exons ATGCCGATCACTAATGAAGCGAGTATGCAGAATATGTTTCAAATTCACCGGCAGACTCAGATGCGACACCCACAGATTGAgttgtacgttgagtttgaaATTGTAGAGGCAGTGGCGGTTCAAAACGATATAGATATACATGATGATAGAGCTGCAGTGTACGAAGGAATGAATAGTGACAGCGAAGAGGACTTCGAATCCACTTATGAGGCCGGCAACGAAGATGAGGATAGTGATGTGGGAGTTGAGGCAGCAGCAGAGAATGTAGTGGTTCATCCGTCGAGCAGTCAACCGATGGACGTTCCACCTTTTATGCGTGAGTTGGATCTCGAGGCCATGCATACCCCCGAGTTTCCGGAATATGCAAACATAG GGGTTGCTAATCCTGAGGACGGAGAGTTCCGGATTGGAATGGAATACAGTAGTAGAAAGTCGGTCGTCGCAGCAATTAGAAATTTCACTATATCTAATGGAGTTGACTATgag atgtacGGGCATGGATGTGACTGGCTTATCCGAGCCAGCTTGATACGAAAAAAAGGCTGTTGGGAGATACGCAGATACAACGGTAGGCACACTTGCACGATCGGaacgatttcacaagatcattcAAAGTTAGACTCAGATACAGTTGCTGAGGCTATAAGGCCATTGGTCGAGACGGACCCGACCATCAAGGTGAAATCTATAATTGCAGAAGTCCAGTCGAGGTTCAACTATACCATCAGTTAccgaaaggcttggttggcaaagcagaagtcaATAGCCAAAATTTTCGGTGGTTGGGAGAATTCTTAccaagccttgccatggtggctcTCGATCATGGTGCAGAAGATGCCTGGTTCAGTTGTCCAAATAGAAATACGACCACTGTACAACGGGAATGAGGAGGCACAGGGTGTAAAAATACTGCATCGTGTATTttggagtttcaatccatgcatTAGGGCATTCAGGCATTGCAAGCCCCTGGTTCAGGTTGACGGCATACACCTATACGGAAAATACAAAGGTACACTTCTAGTCGctgttgcacaagatgggaaccaGAACATTGTGCCTATCGCCTTTGCCTTGGTGGAAGGGGAGACAGCTGATGCGTGGCACTTCTTTCTCAGGAATCTGCGAACGTATGTTGTTAGAAAAGACGGGGTGGGTATGATCTCAGACCGGCATGAGTCAATACGGGCAGCAGTTAATCGTTCCGGTGGTGACTGGCAACCTCCAAGAGCATGGTGGATGTTTTGTATAAGACACATCGGCAGTAACTTCCTAAGGGCATTCAAAGTTCTTCACTTGCAGAAGCTTGTTGTCAACATAGGGTATTCAAGAACGGTGGAGGAGTACAATATCAACTATAAGAGGTTGGAAGAGCGAGGCGAGGCATATGCCAGGTGGTGCGATGCCATCGGACTCAGACATTGGGTATTGGCATTCGACGAGGGACATCGATGGGGCCATATGACAACGAACCTTGTCGAGTGCATTAACTCAGTGTTGAAGGGTGCCGGTAATCTACCTGTGTTGGCGCTG CGGATAGAAGCAAGTATGCAACAGGCTGGGAATATAGTTGTGCACCGCTTTGATAGACGAAATGAGGTGTTTGAGGTGCGCGAAATGACTACTAGAAAGGTGTTAGTTGTTGATCTTGCGCGACGGACGTGTGACTGTGGACACTTTCAGGTTGAACGAATACCATGTCGCCATGTTATTGCTTGCTGTGCTAACCAGCGTCTCGATTGGCAGTTGTATGTGCATGATGTGTACAAGATGACGGAAGTTCGTAAGGTATATAGATTTGAGTTCACACCATTAGGAGATCCCGAGACATGA
- the LOC112779126 gene encoding LOW QUALITY PROTEIN: uncharacterized protein (The sequence of the model RefSeq protein was modified relative to this genomic sequence to represent the inferred CDS: deleted 1 base in 1 codon; substituted 2 bases at 2 genomic stop codons): protein MGLRGIAVRRSTTATRSRRRRHLLGLPLRAPSSPSFIRVLPSLSRRRRYLDISMAIVDVEFRYFVGGLPWATDNEALEKAFSAYREIVESKVVYCRHHQLESEHRFGFGFVTAIHLIRDMXFLXSLICSLISEQAMRDAIDGMNGSNFDGRNITVNEAQSRGGGGGGRGGFRSGGGGGYGGGRFSRSDGGGGYGGGAVMKVDNGGGGGGYGGKNVRRRRRRWEKKKKMRAFI from the exons ATGGGCCTTCGAG GAATAGCTGTAAGGAGGAGCACGACCGCCACGAGGagtcgtcgtcgtcgtcatctTCTCGGATTGCCTCTGCGTGCGCCGTCTTCGCCGTCGTTCATCCGCGTCTTGCCGTCACTGAGCCGCCGTCGTCGTTATCTAGATATTTCAATGGCTATAGTAGATGTTGAGTTCCGGTACTTCGTTGGTGGGCTTCCATGGGCCACCGATAATGAAGCTCTAGAGAAAGCCTTCTCTGCCTACAGAGAAATCGTTGAATCGAAGGTC GTTTATTGTAGGCATCATCAATTGGAATCTGAACACCGATTCGGATTTGGATTTGTTACCGCTATCCATCTTATCCGTGATATGTGATTTCTCTGATCTCTGATCTGCTCTTTGATCTCTGAGCAAGCCATGAGGGATGCGATTGATGGCATGAACGGCTCCAACTTTGACGGCCGTAATATCACTGTCAACGAGGCTCAATCCCGTGGAGGTGGCGGAGGTGGTAGAGGTGGCTTCAGAAGTGGAGGCGGCGGTGGATATGGTGGTGGCAGATTTAGCCGCAGCGACGGTGGTGGTGGATACGGAGGTGGGGCCGTCATGAAGGTGGATAACGGTGGTGGCGGCGGTGGCTACGGAGGAAAAaatgtgagaagaagaagaagaagatgggagaagaagaagaagatgagggcatttatataa